From one Erythrobacter sp. HKB08 genomic stretch:
- a CDS encoding acyl-CoA dehydrogenase family protein: MPVIDVAPPEFMQDEEIAIFADAVGKFYKQHAPQKRVEKWREDGQVERDFWREAGQAGLLGVSVPEEYGGHGGDFRHDMVVLDQQSKHEVDGFAASLHNTIILPYLVRHGTEEQKKKYLPKLVSGDLVSAIAMTEPGVGSDLQSITTTALKDGNGYRINGAKTYISNGQTADFIVVVAKTDPNERAKGISLMLLETEGAEGFQRGKKLDKIGLDAADTSELFFDNVFVPAENVLGGVEGKGFYQLMGELPQERLVIAMGAATGIEKALETTIDYVKNRKAFGQTIWDFQNTQFVLADLKARGTAARVFVNDCIAKLLKGELDVATASMAKYWLTELQGEVVDKCLQLHGGAGYINEYPIAKMYRDARITRIFGGSNEVMKMLIARSM, translated from the coding sequence ATGCCGGTTATCGATGTAGCCCCGCCCGAGTTCATGCAGGACGAAGAGATTGCCATCTTCGCCGACGCCGTGGGCAAGTTCTACAAGCAACATGCCCCGCAGAAGCGCGTCGAGAAATGGCGCGAAGACGGCCAGGTGGAGCGCGACTTCTGGCGCGAGGCCGGCCAGGCGGGCCTGCTCGGCGTATCCGTGCCGGAGGAATACGGCGGCCACGGCGGCGACTTCCGCCACGACATGGTCGTGCTCGACCAGCAGTCGAAGCACGAGGTCGACGGTTTCGCGGCGAGCCTGCACAACACGATCATCCTGCCCTACCTCGTGCGCCACGGCACGGAGGAGCAGAAGAAGAAATACCTGCCCAAGCTGGTTTCCGGCGACCTCGTCAGCGCGATCGCGATGACCGAGCCGGGCGTCGGCTCCGACCTCCAGTCGATCACCACCACCGCGCTGAAGGACGGCAACGGCTACCGGATCAACGGTGCGAAGACCTACATTTCGAACGGCCAGACGGCGGACTTCATCGTCGTCGTCGCGAAGACCGATCCGAACGAGCGCGCCAAGGGCATCTCGCTCATGCTGCTCGAGACGGAAGGCGCCGAGGGTTTCCAGCGCGGCAAGAAGCTCGACAAGATCGGGCTCGACGCGGCCGATACGTCGGAGCTGTTCTTCGACAACGTCTTCGTGCCTGCCGAGAACGTGCTCGGCGGCGTGGAGGGCAAGGGCTTCTACCAGCTGATGGGCGAACTCCCGCAGGAACGCCTCGTCATCGCCATGGGTGCCGCGACCGGCATCGAGAAGGCGCTCGAGACGACCATCGACTACGTCAAGAACCGCAAGGCGTTCGGCCAGACGATCTGGGACTTCCAGAACACCCAGTTCGTCCTCGCCGACCTCAAGGCACGCGGCACTGCGGCGCGCGTGTTCGTCAACGACTGCATCGCCAAGCTGCTGAAGGGCGAGCTCGACGTCGCCACCGCCAGCATGGCGAAATACTGGCTGACCGAACTGCAGGGCGAAGTCGTCGACAAGTGCCTGCAGCTCCACGGCGGCGCGGGCTACATCAACGAGTACCCGATCGCGAAAATGTACCGCGATGCGCGTATCACGCGCATTTTCGGCGGCTCGAACGAAGTCATGAAGATGCTGATCGCCCGCTCGATGTAA
- a CDS encoding alpha/beta fold hydrolase: protein MELIGPTSQSFISQRTRLHYADWGNHDAPPLILQHGGRDHCRSWDWVAEELRHDWHVICPDLRGHGDSEWTNTGTYQISSYVYDFAQLIHQLELAPVTIVAHSLGGNIATRYAGLYPENVRKLVSIEGLGPSPKVMKKMAETPWYEHRKQWIDKKRDASSRMPKRYASFKDALDRMHEANSYLSREQAEHLTRNGAIRNEDGTWSWKFDPHLHAWPPDDLTHEQLEELWGRISCPTRMIYGNDSWASNPVKDGRIKHFGDNVSVTDYDRAGHWVHHDRFEDFVAEVKDFIA, encoded by the coding sequence ATGGAACTGATCGGTCCGACTTCGCAGAGTTTTATCAGCCAGCGCACGCGGTTGCACTATGCCGATTGGGGTAATCACGATGCGCCGCCGCTGATCCTGCAGCACGGCGGACGCGATCATTGCCGCAGCTGGGACTGGGTCGCCGAAGAACTGCGCCACGACTGGCACGTGATTTGCCCCGACTTGCGCGGGCATGGCGACAGCGAGTGGACCAATACCGGCACCTACCAGATTTCGTCCTACGTCTATGACTTCGCGCAGCTGATCCACCAGCTCGAACTGGCGCCGGTCACCATCGTCGCGCACTCGCTCGGCGGAAATATCGCGACTCGCTATGCGGGGCTCTATCCCGAAAACGTTCGCAAGCTCGTCTCGATCGAGGGACTCGGCCCCAGCCCCAAGGTCATGAAGAAGATGGCCGAAACGCCGTGGTACGAGCATCGCAAGCAATGGATCGACAAGAAACGCGACGCATCGTCGCGCATGCCCAAGCGCTATGCGAGCTTCAAGGACGCGCTCGACCGGATGCACGAGGCGAACAGCTACCTCAGCCGCGAACAGGCCGAGCATCTCACCCGCAATGGTGCGATCCGCAACGAGGACGGCACCTGGAGCTGGAAATTCGACCCGCACCTGCACGCATGGCCGCCGGACGACCTGACGCATGAGCAGCTCGAAGAGCTATGGGGTCGCATCAGCTGCCCCACGCGGATGATCTACGGCAACGACAGCTGGGCTTCGAACCCCGTCAAGGACGGGCGCATCAAGCACTTCGGCGACAATGTCAGCGTGACCGACTACGACCGCGCCGGTCACTGGGTCCATCACGACCGCTTCGAGGATTTCGTCGCGGAGGTGAAGGACTTCATCGCCTAG
- a CDS encoding acyl-CoA dehydrogenase family protein has translation MLDMSTRTAYNEDHDMFRDTVRKVFAEHLAPHMDEHEEKGIVPREVWKACGEAGLLCPTVSEENGGLGLDFGYNAVVAEELSYLGSSAGFTLQNDITANYFERLGSPEQKAKYLPGMVTGDVITAIAMTEPGAGSDLQGIRTTAKEDGNHLVINGSKTYITNGQNADVVIVVAKTDPTMGAKGTSLILVDADTPGFERGRNLDKIGQHSADTSELFFNDVRVPKTNMLGAEGMGFIHLMEELPQERLSIAIGCQASAQRAFDEAVKFTKERAAFGKTVFEFQNTKFTLADLKADLQVGWAHLDWALTRHLQGKLTTGEASAAKLWHTEMQWKVMDAALQLHGGAGYMNEYAVARLWRDARVTRIFGGTSEIMKEVISREI, from the coding sequence ATGCTCGATATGAGTACCCGCACCGCCTACAACGAAGACCACGACATGTTCCGCGACACCGTGCGCAAGGTGTTTGCCGAACACCTTGCGCCGCACATGGACGAGCATGAGGAAAAGGGCATCGTTCCGCGCGAAGTGTGGAAGGCGTGCGGCGAAGCGGGACTGCTGTGCCCGACCGTCTCCGAAGAGAACGGCGGCCTCGGCCTCGACTTCGGCTACAATGCCGTCGTCGCCGAGGAACTGAGCTATCTCGGCTCGTCCGCAGGCTTCACCCTGCAGAACGACATCACGGCCAACTATTTCGAGCGTCTCGGCAGCCCCGAGCAGAAGGCGAAATACCTCCCGGGCATGGTCACGGGCGACGTCATCACCGCGATCGCCATGACCGAACCGGGGGCGGGTTCCGACCTCCAGGGCATTCGCACCACAGCCAAGGAAGACGGCAACCACCTCGTCATCAACGGCTCGAAAACCTACATCACCAACGGCCAGAACGCCGACGTTGTGATCGTGGTCGCCAAGACCGACCCGACCATGGGCGCGAAGGGCACCAGCCTGATCCTCGTCGATGCCGACACGCCCGGTTTCGAGCGTGGCCGCAACCTCGACAAGATCGGCCAGCATTCGGCGGACACGTCGGAGCTGTTTTTCAACGACGTGCGCGTGCCGAAGACCAACATGCTCGGCGCGGAAGGCATGGGCTTCATCCACCTGATGGAGGAACTGCCGCAGGAACGCCTGTCGATCGCCATCGGCTGCCAGGCGAGCGCGCAGCGCGCCTTCGACGAAGCGGTCAAGTTCACCAAGGAACGCGCCGCATTCGGCAAGACCGTGTTCGAATTCCAGAACACCAAGTTCACCCTAGCCGACCTCAAGGCGGACCTGCAGGTCGGCTGGGCGCATCTCGACTGGGCTCTCACCCGCCACCTGCAGGGCAAGCTGACCACCGGCGAAGCCTCGGCCGCCAAGCTGTGGCACACCGAGATGCAATGGAAGGTCATGGACGCCGCGCTCCAGCTGCACGGCGGCGCAGGCTACATGAACGAATATGCGGTCGCCCGCCTGTGGCGCGATGCCCGCGTGACCCGCATTTTCGGCGGCACGAGCGAGATCATGAAGGAAGTGATCAGCCGCGAGATCTAG
- a CDS encoding CaiB/BaiF CoA-transferase family protein, with the protein MGGPLTGLRIVEFAGIGPGPFCGMMLADHGAEVIRVDRASGSRGGSQPVTTKDVLARGRKSIALNLKTEEGVALARKLAASADGIIEGFRPGVMERLGLGPDELLQDNPKLVYGRMTGWGQTGPYAPYAGHDINYISLAGALAHYGRAGGKPTPPINMVGDFGGGGMMLAFGMVAALLNVARGGEGQVIDAAMTDGTAVLMSMMHGMKNMGVWSEELGVNLLDTGAHFYDTYETADGKFISIGSIEPQFYAELRRLAGLEEDSAFDAQHDRSQWGALKDKLTALFKSKTREEWNAIMEHTDVCYAPVLTMSEAAQHPHNVERQTFIEVGGDTQPAPAPRYSGTANADPAPAPMPGDDTDAILESLGIAQDERTALRDAGTVA; encoded by the coding sequence ATGGGCGGCCCGCTAACCGGGCTGCGCATCGTCGAATTCGCCGGGATCGGGCCGGGCCCGTTCTGCGGGATGATGCTGGCCGACCACGGTGCAGAGGTCATTCGTGTCGATCGCGCAAGCGGCAGCCGCGGCGGCTCGCAGCCGGTCACGACCAAAGACGTGCTCGCCCGCGGTCGCAAGTCGATCGCATTGAACCTCAAGACCGAAGAAGGCGTCGCTCTCGCCCGCAAGCTCGCGGCCAGTGCCGACGGCATCATCGAGGGCTTTCGCCCGGGCGTCATGGAGCGCCTCGGCCTCGGCCCCGACGAGCTTTTGCAGGATAATCCGAAGCTCGTTTACGGCCGCATGACGGGTTGGGGCCAGACCGGTCCCTACGCGCCCTATGCCGGGCACGACATCAACTACATCTCGCTTGCCGGCGCGCTCGCCCATTATGGCCGGGCTGGCGGCAAGCCGACCCCGCCGATCAACATGGTCGGCGATTTCGGCGGCGGCGGGATGATGCTGGCATTCGGCATGGTCGCCGCGCTGCTCAATGTCGCTCGCGGCGGCGAAGGGCAGGTGATCGATGCCGCCATGACCGATGGCACCGCCGTCCTCATGAGCATGATGCATGGCATGAAGAACATGGGCGTCTGGTCGGAAGAGCTGGGCGTGAACCTGCTCGATACCGGCGCGCATTTCTACGACACCTACGAGACCGCCGACGGCAAGTTCATCTCCATCGGCAGCATCGAGCCGCAGTTCTACGCGGAGCTTCGGCGTCTTGCGGGGCTGGAGGAAGACAGCGCCTTCGATGCGCAGCACGACCGCAGCCAGTGGGGCGCGCTCAAGGACAAGCTCACTGCGCTGTTCAAGAGCAAGACCCGCGAGGAATGGAACGCGATCATGGAGCACACCGACGTCTGCTATGCGCCGGTGCTGACCATGAGCGAGGCGGCGCAGCACCCGCACAATGTCGAACGCCAGACCTTCATCGAGGTCGGCGGCGACACGCAGCCTGCGCCCGCTCCGCGCTATAGCGGCACGGCCAATGCCGATCCCGCCCCGGCCCCGATGCCGGGCGACGATACCGACGCGATCCTCGAATCGCTCGGCATCGCACAAGACGAACGCACTGCCCTGCGCGATGCAGGGACGGTGGCCTGA
- a CDS encoding crotonase/enoyl-CoA hydratase family protein, with amino-acid sequence MSEELLTEERDGILIITINRPEAKNAMNKAAAEGIAAALDRLDSDDNLRVGILTGAGGTFCSGMDLKGFLRGESPSIEGRGFGGITQKGPVKPIIAAVEGYALAGGMELMISCDLIVANKDAKFGIPEAKRGLAAAAGGLMKLPRMIPQKIAMELALTGDFIDTSRAYELGLLNRVTDGSALDAAIELAGKITANGPIAVRVSKQIVVESGGWSQDEMWDKQSALLPQVFMSEDAREGAAAFAEKRAPNWKGK; translated from the coding sequence ATGAGCGAAGAGCTGCTGACCGAAGAGCGCGACGGTATTCTGATCATCACGATCAACCGTCCCGAGGCGAAGAACGCGATGAACAAGGCTGCGGCCGAGGGGATCGCAGCGGCGCTCGACCGCCTCGACTCGGACGACAATCTTCGCGTCGGCATTCTCACCGGCGCAGGCGGCACCTTCTGCTCGGGCATGGACCTCAAGGGCTTCCTGCGCGGCGAGTCGCCGAGCATCGAAGGCCGCGGTTTCGGCGGCATCACGCAGAAAGGCCCGGTCAAGCCGATCATCGCGGCGGTCGAAGGCTATGCGCTTGCAGGCGGCATGGAACTGATGATCAGCTGCGACCTCATCGTTGCCAACAAGGACGCGAAGTTCGGCATTCCCGAAGCCAAGCGCGGCCTGGCTGCCGCTGCCGGTGGCCTGATGAAGCTTCCGCGCATGATCCCGCAGAAGATCGCGATGGAGCTGGCGCTGACCGGCGACTTCATCGACACCTCCCGCGCTTACGAGCTCGGCCTGCTCAACCGCGTGACCGACGGCTCGGCGCTCGATGCAGCGATCGAACTGGCCGGCAAGATCACCGCCAACGGCCCGATCGCGGTTCGCGTTTCGAAGCAGATCGTCGTCGAGTCGGGCGGCTGGAGCCAGGACGAGATGTGGGACAAGCAGTCGGCGCTGCTGCCGCAGGTCTTCATGTCGGAAGATGCGCGTGAAGGCGCTGCCGCCTTCGCCGAAAAGCGCGCCCCCAACTGGAAGGGCAAGTAA
- a CDS encoding acetyl-CoA C-acetyltransferase, which translates to MAEAYIIDAARTPRGIGKQGKGALADQHPQHLAATVLKAIKDRNNLDTKTVDDVIWSVSTQDGMQAGDMGRMAALDAGYDVTSSGMTLDRFCGGGITSVNLAAAQVMSGMADCVVAGGTEMMSLTAAMSREKMQAGIKPPMMGSYNERLQKVHPQSHQGVCGDAIASMEGFTREELDAVGYRSQQRAAKAIEEGRFDKSVVPVVDDDGNVILDREEYPRPQTTLEGLGELEPAFTKIADVPLDPSGTTFRSLVNQKYPDLEIKHFHHAGNSSGVVDGAAAVLVASKEYCQKHGLKPRARIVATANMGDDPTLMLNAPVPAAKRVLEKAGLTKDDIDLWEINEAFAVVAAKFVRDLELDWDDVNVNGGSIALGHPIGATGSILIGTIIDELERQDKKRGLVTMCAAGGMAPAIIVERVDDFVD; encoded by the coding sequence ATGGCCGAAGCCTATATCATCGATGCAGCCCGCACTCCGCGAGGGATCGGCAAGCAGGGCAAGGGCGCGCTGGCCGACCAGCACCCGCAGCACCTGGCCGCAACCGTGCTCAAGGCCATCAAGGACCGCAACAATCTCGACACCAAGACCGTCGACGACGTGATCTGGTCGGTTTCGACGCAGGACGGCATGCAGGCGGGCGACATGGGCCGCATGGCCGCGCTCGATGCGGGCTACGACGTGACGAGTTCGGGCATGACGCTCGACCGCTTCTGCGGCGGCGGCATCACTTCGGTGAATCTCGCCGCAGCGCAGGTCATGTCGGGCATGGCCGACTGCGTCGTCGCCGGCGGCACCGAAATGATGAGCCTGACCGCGGCCATGTCGCGCGAGAAGATGCAGGCCGGCATCAAGCCGCCGATGATGGGCAGCTACAACGAGCGCCTGCAGAAGGTGCACCCGCAAAGCCATCAGGGCGTGTGCGGCGATGCCATCGCGAGCATGGAAGGCTTCACCCGCGAGGAACTCGACGCAGTGGGCTATCGCAGCCAGCAGCGCGCGGCGAAGGCGATCGAGGAAGGCCGTTTCGACAAGTCGGTCGTCCCGGTGGTGGACGATGACGGCAACGTCATTCTCGACCGTGAGGAGTATCCGCGCCCGCAGACGACCCTCGAAGGTCTCGGCGAGCTCGAGCCCGCCTTCACCAAGATCGCGGACGTTCCGCTCGACCCGAGCGGCACGACCTTCCGCAGCCTCGTCAACCAGAAGTACCCCGATCTCGAGATCAAGCACTTCCACCACGCGGGCAACAGCTCGGGCGTGGTCGACGGCGCTGCCGCAGTTCTCGTCGCGAGCAAGGAATACTGCCAGAAGCACGGCCTCAAGCCGCGCGCCCGCATCGTTGCGACCGCCAACATGGGCGACGATCCGACGCTGATGCTCAATGCCCCGGTCCCGGCAGCGAAGCGCGTGCTCGAGAAGGCCGGTCTCACCAAGGACGACATCGACCTGTGGGAGATCAACGAGGCTTTCGCGGTCGTTGCGGCGAAATTCGTGCGTGACCTCGAACTCGACTGGGACGATGTGAACGTGAACGGCGGCTCGATCGCCCTCGGCCACCCGATCGGCGCGACCGGTTCGATCCTGATCGGCACGATCATCGACGAGCTCGAACGCCAGGACAAGAAGCGCGGCCTCGTGACCATGTGCGCTGCCGGCGGCATGGCCCCGGCGATCATCGTCGAGCGGGTCGACGACTTCGTCGACTAA
- a CDS encoding cyclic nucleotide-binding domain-containing thioredoxin-disulfide reductase: MESIGADLEVMPRTPLADSHVAAIKKIATERGYAKGDMVAEVGEPMDRFVYVIEGEIEVVDPYSGERLIESSLGPTQFMGELAFLNAGSHTLPMRAAKDTRTLEAPREDMLKLMSEIPEMSDHILTVFSARRRKQFEDHRSSIKLVGAEQDGAVQQVASFLSRNRIPYQSYALDGTDDESARLCNLSDHTPSVVFDKDQLVEDPTPRKIAQLLGLDLDIEQDADFDVLIVGGGPAGVAAAVYAGAEGLCGLVIEDTAIGGQAGTSSRIENYMGFPTGISGADLTYRGQIQAMKFGTRFAMPRRVEGLEKRDDGTFCATLDDGQEVCAKAVLVATGVQYRKLPLEGREDFEGAGIYYAATDMEARFCASKPVVIIGGGNSAGQAAMYLSRQAHHVHILVRGDSLADSMSSYLTQRIEADDAITIHYNTEAKALHGEGMLEAVTLETPDGEEKMDCGGLFIMVGAAPNTCWLSGLVDLDERGFVKTGKDAGRASPYQTSTDGIFAVGDVRAGSVKRVASGVGEGSVVVSAIWNHVNGRSEMA, from the coding sequence ATGGAATCCATCGGCGCCGACCTTGAGGTCATGCCGCGCACCCCGCTCGCCGACAGCCACGTCGCCGCGATAAAGAAGATCGCAACTGAGCGCGGCTACGCCAAGGGCGACATGGTGGCGGAAGTGGGCGAGCCGATGGACCGGTTCGTCTATGTCATCGAAGGCGAAATCGAGGTGGTCGACCCCTATTCGGGCGAGCGCCTGATCGAATCGAGCCTCGGCCCGACGCAGTTCATGGGCGAGCTCGCCTTCCTCAATGCCGGCAGCCACACGCTCCCCATGCGCGCGGCCAAAGACACGCGCACGCTGGAAGCGCCGCGCGAGGACATGCTGAAGCTGATGTCCGAGATACCCGAGATGTCGGACCATATCCTCACCGTGTTCTCGGCCCGGCGTCGCAAGCAGTTCGAGGACCATCGCAGCTCGATCAAGCTGGTCGGGGCGGAGCAGGACGGCGCGGTCCAGCAGGTCGCGAGCTTCCTCTCGCGCAATCGCATCCCCTACCAGTCATACGCGCTCGACGGGACGGACGATGAAAGCGCGCGGCTGTGCAATCTCTCCGACCACACCCCATCGGTCGTGTTCGACAAGGACCAGCTCGTCGAGGATCCGACGCCGCGCAAGATCGCGCAATTGCTCGGACTCGACCTCGATATCGAGCAGGATGCCGATTTCGACGTGCTGATCGTCGGCGGCGGCCCGGCAGGGGTAGCAGCAGCGGTCTATGCCGGGGCGGAAGGGCTGTGCGGGCTGGTGATCGAGGATACCGCGATCGGCGGGCAGGCTGGCACCTCCAGCCGGATCGAGAACTACATGGGCTTTCCGACCGGCATCTCCGGCGCGGACCTGACCTATCGCGGGCAGATCCAGGCGATGAAATTCGGAACCCGCTTCGCCATGCCGCGCCGCGTCGAAGGCTTGGAAAAGCGCGACGACGGCACGTTTTGCGCAACGCTCGACGACGGGCAGGAAGTATGCGCCAAGGCGGTGCTGGTGGCGACCGGCGTGCAGTATCGCAAGCTACCGCTCGAAGGGCGCGAGGATTTCGAGGGGGCGGGGATCTATTACGCCGCGACCGACATGGAAGCACGCTTCTGCGCGAGCAAGCCGGTGGTGATCATCGGCGGCGGCAATTCGGCAGGGCAGGCGGCGATGTATCTCTCGCGCCAAGCACATCACGTCCACATCCTCGTGCGCGGCGACAGCCTGGCGGATTCGATGTCGTCCTACCTCACCCAGCGGATCGAGGCGGACGATGCGATCACCATCCACTACAATACGGAGGCGAAGGCCCTGCATGGCGAGGGCATGCTCGAAGCGGTGACGCTGGAGACGCCCGACGGCGAGGAGAAGATGGACTGCGGGGGGCTGTTCATCATGGTCGGCGCCGCGCCCAATACATGCTGGCTGTCCGGCCTCGTCGATCTCGACGAGCGGGGCTTCGTGAAGACCGGGAAAGATGCCGGGCGCGCCTCGCCCTACCAGACTTCGACCGATGGCATCTTTGCAGTCGGAGACGTGCGCGCCGGATCGGTCAAGCGCGTCGCTTCGGGCGTCGGCGAAGGCTCGGTGGTGGTTTCCGCGATCTGGAACCACGTCAACGGGCGCAGCGAGATGGCCTGA
- a CDS encoding acetyl-CoA acetyltransferase has product MQMEQDAAHIPVIVGVGQVNDRPATPDDGLDPVGLMAAALRKADDDAGGGFLADCDSLSIIGQIAWPHLNPVTDKLVEKLGIAPAHKVETPPHGDSPTRLLSEAANRIASGEASICAIVGGEALRTAGQLQAAKAAASEKKPNALRDATHRIRKGYAQSYGLVVPTDVYPLYENATRPEWKQSLAEAQAESGTIWSHFSEVAATNDAAWIRKSVSPGDVVTPDENNRPIAFPYTKLQVANSSVNQGAGFIVTSLAEAQRRGVNDDAIIHIGYGAAAEEDTNFLHRDRYTGSPSLSVTISEAMAANNVTADDLDFVELYSCFPCVPKMARRVLGWPLDKPATVFGGLTFGGGPIGNYMSHAVASMVDVLRAKGGKGLLFANGGYATHNHAVLLSSEPTGCSFPQDFDRQAQADALRGEVPELDEDYAGPATIETYTVHYRRDGSPRSGVIVARTPEGKRTLASVPPDDEATIAFLTDGIHEPVGTKGQIARGGEDELAVWKR; this is encoded by the coding sequence ATGCAGATGGAACAGGATGCCGCGCACATTCCGGTGATCGTCGGTGTCGGCCAGGTCAACGACCGGCCGGCCACGCCAGACGACGGGCTCGACCCGGTCGGGCTGATGGCAGCCGCGCTGCGCAAGGCTGACGACGATGCGGGCGGCGGTTTCCTGGCCGATTGCGACAGCCTGTCGATCATCGGCCAGATTGCCTGGCCGCACCTCAATCCCGTGACCGACAAGCTTGTCGAGAAGCTAGGCATTGCCCCTGCCCACAAGGTCGAAACCCCGCCGCATGGCGACAGCCCCACCCGGCTGCTGAGCGAGGCGGCGAACAGGATCGCCTCGGGCGAAGCGAGCATTTGCGCGATCGTCGGCGGCGAGGCGCTGCGGACGGCGGGGCAGCTTCAAGCGGCAAAGGCGGCTGCGAGCGAGAAGAAGCCGAATGCCCTGCGCGATGCGACCCACCGGATTCGCAAGGGCTATGCGCAAAGCTATGGCCTCGTCGTCCCGACCGATGTCTACCCGCTCTACGAAAATGCGACCCGGCCCGAATGGAAGCAATCGCTTGCCGAGGCGCAGGCCGAAAGCGGCACGATCTGGTCGCATTTCTCCGAAGTCGCTGCGACCAACGATGCAGCGTGGATCCGCAAGTCCGTATCTCCTGGCGATGTGGTCACGCCCGATGAGAACAACCGCCCGATCGCCTTTCCCTACACCAAGCTGCAGGTCGCCAATTCGAGCGTGAACCAGGGGGCGGGCTTCATCGTCACCTCGCTCGCCGAGGCGCAGCGGCGAGGCGTGAACGACGATGCGATCATCCACATCGGCTACGGCGCTGCCGCGGAAGAGGACACCAACTTCCTGCACCGCGATCGCTACACCGGCTCGCCCAGCCTGTCGGTCACGATCAGCGAAGCCATGGCTGCCAACAATGTCACCGCCGACGATCTCGATTTCGTCGAGCTCTATTCCTGCTTCCCCTGTGTCCCCAAGATGGCGCGGCGCGTGCTGGGATGGCCGCTCGACAAGCCTGCGACCGTCTTCGGCGGGCTGACCTTCGGCGGCGGGCCGATCGGCAATTACATGAGCCACGCGGTTGCCAGCATGGTCGACGTGCTGCGCGCCAAGGGCGGCAAGGGCCTGCTGTTTGCGAATGGCGGCTATGCGACGCACAACCACGCGGTCCTGCTCTCCTCCGAGCCGACCGGGTGCAGCTTCCCGCAGGATTTCGACCGGCAGGCGCAGGCCGATGCACTGCGCGGCGAAGTGCCGGAGCTTGACGAGGACTACGCCGGCCCCGCCACGATCGAAACCTACACGGTCCACTATCGCCGCGACGGTTCGCCTCGCTCGGGCGTGATCGTGGCGCGCACCCCGGAAGGCAAGCGCACCCTCGCCTCGGTCCCGCCCGACGACGAGGCGACCATCGCTTTCCTCACCGATGGCATCCACGAACCGGTCGGCACCAAGGGACAGATCGCTCGCGGCGGCGAGGACGAACTCGCGGTCTGGAAACGCTGA
- a CDS encoding UDP-glucose--hexose-1-phosphate uridylyltransferase, which yields MKMRDAPHRRRNLLTGEWVLVSPHRAKRPWQGEISTPAPDELPAHDPDCYLCPGNERAGGKLNPDYKGTWVFPNDFPALLEDQVESVNTHPLFEETPARGEARVICFAPDHSLSLSRMSDAQREAVVECWCDQSAELGRKWTHVQIFENRGAMMGASSPHPHGQLWASDFIPQGLAQEETRQREHLSTRGKPLLDEVLASEIADGERMVESNAHWAAFVPHWAAWPFETLLVARDPVRRLEEMSSDSRSALAEILGSLLRRYDGLFETAFPYSMGWHGAPHVLGEDTGHWRLHAHFYPPLLRSATVRKHMVGYELLAEIQRDLTPEQAAERLRAVAI from the coding sequence ATGAAGATGCGCGACGCCCCGCACCGGCGGCGCAACCTGCTGACCGGCGAATGGGTGCTCGTCTCGCCCCACCGCGCCAAGCGCCCGTGGCAAGGCGAGATTTCGACACCTGCGCCCGACGAGCTCCCCGCTCACGATCCAGATTGCTACCTGTGCCCCGGCAATGAACGGGCGGGCGGCAAGCTCAACCCGGACTACAAAGGCACCTGGGTCTTCCCGAACGACTTTCCCGCGCTGCTCGAAGACCAGGTCGAGAGCGTAAACACACACCCGTTGTTCGAGGAGACGCCAGCGCGCGGCGAGGCACGGGTCATCTGTTTCGCGCCCGACCACTCGCTGTCGCTCTCCCGCATGAGCGATGCCCAGCGCGAGGCAGTCGTCGAATGCTGGTGCGACCAATCGGCAGAGCTTGGCCGCAAATGGACGCATGTGCAAATTTTCGAGAACCGCGGCGCGATGATGGGCGCATCCTCCCCCCACCCGCACGGGCAGCTGTGGGCGAGCGATTTCATCCCGCAGGGACTGGCGCAGGAAGAGACGCGCCAGCGAGAGCACCTGTCCACACGCGGCAAGCCCCTGCTGGACGAGGTTCTCGCAAGCGAAATCGCCGATGGCGAGCGGATGGTCGAGAGCAATGCGCATTGGGCCGCCTTCGTCCCGCACTGGGCCGCGTGGCCGTTCGAAACGCTGCTGGTCGCGCGCGATCCGGTGAGGCGGCTCGAGGAAATGTCGAGCGACAGCCGGAGCGCATTGGCCGAAATCCTCGGCAGTCTGCTGCGCCGGTACGACGGGTTGTTCGAGACCGCCTTTCCCTATTCGATGGGCTGGCACGGCGCGCCGCATGTGCTGGGCGAGGACACGGGCCACTGGCGGCTGCACGCGCATTTCTACCCGCCGCTGCTGCGCTCCGCGACGGTGCGCAAGCATATGGTCGGCTATGAACTGCTCGCCGAAATCCAGCGCGACCTGACGCCCGAGCAGGCTGCCGAGCGCCTGCGCGCCGTGGCGATCTGA